From a single Pararge aegeria chromosome 16, ilParAegt1.1, whole genome shotgun sequence genomic region:
- the LOC120630391 gene encoding esterase FE4-like, with protein sequence MNPVVTVTEGKLSGKVCKTSNETEFLTFKGIPYAKPPVNQLRFSAPQPPEPWEGVRDATKESNVCSQYDTEKLKVVGDEDCLYLNVYTPCLPKTDTALLPVMVFLHGGGFIYGNGTDDNHHGPDYLLDKNVVLVSLNYRLGVLGFLCLDCKEAPGNMGLKDQVQALKWVQQNIKNFNGDPDNVTLFGISAGAASVEYLLLSSMTKGLFHKAIAQSGSTLLPWALNKNIRELGATIATLKKYHVNDNQDLLKYLKSMSIHDLIYTSMMVLADERYKGGLHFGFVPTIEKQGDWEPIITKSSYKMLAQGEFNKVPYMGGFCSREGLIILAFLDIYEKVKEEKMFLDFLPFNIDDNEKIEYINKFKAVYLEKEHEEPDSFVIDFFSDVDFLGGIYVSTSLIAKHNSPVYLYEFNYDGKLNYLKKKLSIKRAGACHGDDGGYIVKSELLKENLSDTDKLVQDRMCRMWTNFAKFGNPTPEIDTHLITTTWEPIAETGMACLLISDKLSMKYDIYPERTKLFKELYEKYNSVEVLQN encoded by the exons ATGAACCCGGTTGTAACCGTAACGGAAGGAAAATTATCAGGGAAAGTTTGTAAAACTTCCAATGAAACAGAGTTTTTAACCTTTAAGGGTATCCCATACGCCAAGCCGCCAGTAAACCAGTTAAGATTCTCT gcACCTCAACCACCTGAACCTTGGGAGGGAGTAAGAGATGCCACTAAAGAGAGTAATGTCTGCTCTCAGTATGATACAGAGAAGCTCAAAGTTGTAGGAGATGAAGATTGtttgtatttaaatgtttatacaCCATGCTTACCAAAGACTGATACTGCTTTACTCCCCGTGATGGTCTTCTTGCATGGTGGCGGTTTTATATATGGAAATGGAACTGATGACAATCATCATGGACCTGACTATCTACTTGATAAAAATGTAGTTCTTGTGAGCCTGAACTATAGACTTGGAGTCCTCGGCTTTCTGTGCTTAGACTGCAAGGAGGCACCTGGCAACATGGGGTTAAAAGATCAAGTACAAGCTTTGAAGTGGGTGcaacaaaatatcaaaaatttcaATGGAGACCCTGATAATGTGACTCTCTTTGGTATTAGTGCTGGTGCGGCTTCAGTAGAATATCTTTTACTCTCGTCAATGACAAAAGGACTGTTCCATAAAGCTATCGCACAATCTGGCTCCACACTACTACCTTGGGCactaaacaaaaacataagAGAACTCGGTGCAACAATTGCTACACTAAAGAAATATCACGTAAATGACAATCAGGACTTACTTAAGTATTTGAAGAGTATGTCTATACATGACCTGATATATACCAGCATGATGGTGTTAGCAGATGAAAGATATAAAGGTGGATTACATTTTGGGTTTGTTCCTACTATTGAGAAACAGGGTGATTGGGAGCCAATAATTACAAAATCCTCTTATAAAATGTTGGCCCAAGGAGAATTCAATAAAGTGCCATACATGGGTGGTTTTTGTAGTCGGGAAGGTCTTATTATTCTGGCATTTCTTGatatttatgaaaaagttaAAGAAGAAAAGATGTTTCTTGATTTTCTTCCTTTTAATATTGATGATAATGAGAAAAttgagtatataaataaatttaaagctgTTTATTTAGAAAAGGAACACGAAGAACCAGATTCTTTTGTAATAGATTTTTTCTCTGATGTTGATTTTCTAGGAGGGATCTATGTTTCCACTTCGTTGATTGCTAAACATAATTCTCCTGTATACctttatgaatttaattatgatgggaaattgaattatttaaagaaGAAGCTCAGTATTAAAAGAGCAGGTGCTTGCCATGGTGATGATGGAGGCTATATAGTTAAGAGTGAATTGCTTAAGGAAAACCTCTCTGACACAGACAAGTTAGTGCAAGACAGGATGTGCAGAATGTGGACTAATTTTGCTAAATTTGg gAATCCAACACCGGAAATCGACACACATCTGATAACAACAACATGGGAACCAATTGCTGAAACCGGAATGGCTTGCTTGCTGATCAGTGACAAATTATCTATGAAGTATGATATTTACCCAGAAAGAACTAAATTGTTCAAGGAGCTGTATGAGAAGTATAATTCAGTTGAAGTTTTACAAAATTAG
- the LOC120630430 gene encoding 10 kDa heat shock protein, mitochondrial: protein MSKIVKQLIPLLDRVLIKRAEAITKTAGGIVIPEKAQSKVLHGEVVAVGPGSRKDNGDFIPILVKVGDRVLLPEYGGTKVSLENDEKEYHLFRESDILAKIEN from the coding sequence ATGTCCAAAATCGTGAAACAATTAATTCCCCTGCTCGACAGAGTTCTTATCAAAAGAGCTGAAGCCATCACGAAGACTGCTGGTGGCATCGTGATACCAGAAAAAGCTCAGTCCAAGGTACTTCACGGAGAAGTTGTTGCTGTGGGTCCTGGCTCAAGAAAAGACAATGGTGACTTCATCCCAATTCTGGTTAAAGTGGGAGACCGAGTGCTACTTCCTGAATACGGCGGTACCAAAGTTAGTTTAGAAAATGATGAAAAGGAATACCATCTTTTCAGAGAATCTGATATTCTTGCGAagattgaaaattaa
- the LOC120630429 gene encoding glucose-fructose oxidoreductase domain-containing protein 1, which translates to MLPGIGVFGTGSVAKVLVPFLREKGFPIEAIWGVTLQEAENTAKELKIPFFTNKIDDVLLKKNVNLVFIVCAPNLHAQISVKALGIGKHVVCDKPAGLCQAEALKMVRAAQYYPTLISIINHSLRFLPAFSHMRKCILDGYLGNSSELTLIDVRVQMGSLLGETFNWLCDDTMGGGTLTLVGSHVIDLVSYLSGQKVMKVHGVLRTFVEETAKVNGIRKITAPDFCTFQLQMDKGLLVTATLNNHLPGPCFNQEIYVCSKNGYLVVRGGDLHGRLHKTNPKSIIEEEGKRPHDKEEVIYVDIEDLSCASSVIPKPYIKGLCKMISALKEAFLPVKEQMDWIKEPVKAAATFEDGQRVQATMEALRQSNEDGCWKTVQLLTEPPDPNPALSAAVRRTAISLQ; encoded by the coding sequence ATGTTGCCCGGTATTGGTGTCTTCGGGACAGGATCTGTGGCCAAAGTGTTGGTGCCGTTCTTGAGGGAAAAAGGATTCCCAATTGAGGCAATATGGGGTGTGACTCTACAGGAAGCTGAAAACACTGCAAAGGAGCTCAAAATACCATTCTTCACTAACAAAATAGACGACGTTTTGTTAAAGAAAAACGTAAATCTCGTATTCATTGTATGTGCGCCAAATTTACACGCACAAATATCTGTAAAAGCTCTCGGTATTGGTAAACATGTTGTGTGCGATAAGCCCGCGGGACTATGCCAGGCGGAGGCATTGAAAATGGTGCGAGCCGCTCAGTACTATCCAACCCTCATATCAATAATTAATCATTCTCTTCGGTTTCTGCCTGCGTTTAGCCACATGCGAAAATGTATTCTTGACGGTTACCTAGGTAATTCAAGTGAGTTGACTTTGATTGATGTGCGAGTGCAAATGGGATCATTACTAGGTGAAACTTTTAATTGGCTATGTGATGATACTATGGGAGGTGGTACCCTAACATTAGTCGGCAGCCATGTCATAGACTTGGTTTCGTATTTAAGTGGTCAGAAAGTTATGAAGGTTCATGGTGTCTTAAGAACATTTGTAGAGGAAACTGCTAAAGTCAATGGCATAAGAAAAATTACAGCACcagatttctgtacattccAATTACAAATGGACAAAGGATTATTAGTGACAGCAACATTGAACAACCATTTACCGGGGCCCTGTTTCAATCAGGAAATCTATGTGTGCAGTAAAAATGGCTATTTAGTTGTTAGAGGGGGTGACTTACATGGCAGATTACACAAGACAAATCCTAAAAGTATTATAGAAGAAGAAGGTAAAAGGCCACATGACAAGGAGGAAGTGATTTATGTAGACATTGAGGACCTGAGTTGTGCATCCAGTGTAATTCCAAAGCCTTATATTAAAGGACTATGTAAGATGATAAGTGCACTTAAAGAGGCCTTCCTACCTGTCAAGGAACAAATGGATTGGATAAAAGAACCAGTTAAAGCTGCAGCAACGTTTGAAGACGGACAAAGAGTCCAGGCAACTATGGAAGCTTTGCGTCAGTCTAATGAAGATGGCTGTTGGAAGACAGTACAACTATTAACCGAACCACCTGATCCAAATCCAGCATTATCTGCTGCAGTGAGGCGTACAGCTATTTCTCTGCAGTAA